In Mesotoga sp. Brook.08.105.5.1, a single window of DNA contains:
- a CDS encoding TetR/AcrR family transcriptional regulator gives MKSSDVNEARERIIKSSIALFSQKGFHATTASEIAEAAGVTKGLIYYYFNSKEEILSHIVDSLLKDATTIAMDFVQASIIQMIRDGELDIEHDRMKFIDEDSVARFVKRSLFYYSRVLDYLIENRLILRILMFESLKESKHHDDLFRLLDLTRDTEDNQIFKSISEADSDFNYSSEMTLFKFFFSIIPLVTFAAYYDDLKKKSLMSDEELRNSFLQSFRVVLSSLIKGTEISLRKGNLGQS, from the coding sequence TTGAAATCCTCAGATGTCAACGAGGCTCGAGAAAGAATAATAAAATCATCGATTGCGTTGTTTTCTCAAAAGGGATTTCACGCCACAACTGCAAGCGAGATAGCGGAAGCTGCGGGCGTAACCAAAGGTCTCATATACTATTACTTCAATAGCAAGGAAGAGATTCTTAGCCACATCGTGGATTCTCTGCTAAAAGACGCGACGACGATAGCGATGGACTTCGTTCAGGCAAGTATTATCCAGATGATAAGAGATGGCGAGCTAGATATAGAGCATGACAGGATGAAGTTCATCGATGAAGACTCGGTTGCGCGTTTCGTGAAGAGGTCGCTCTTCTATTACAGCAGGGTACTCGATTATCTAATTGAGAACAGGCTAATTCTGAGAATATTGATGTTCGAATCCTTGAAAGAAAGCAAACACCACGACGACCTCTTCAGATTGCTTGATCTCACAAGAGATACCGAGGACAACCAGATTTTCAAATCGATTTCCGAGGCAGATAGCGACTTCAACTACTCGTCAGAAATGACGCTTTTCAAATTCTTCTTCTCGATAATTCCACTTGTAACCTTTGCGGCTTACTACGACGACCTCAAAAAGAAGAGTCTGATGAGTGATGAAGAGTTGCGCAATTCGTTTTTACAATCATTTCGAGTTGTTCTCTCTTCTCTGATAAAAGGGACCGAGATTTCTTTGAGGAAAGGAAATCTTGGTCAATCGTGA
- a CDS encoding calcium-translocating P-type ATPase, PMCA-type: MTWHFIEIKAVTEQLEVDPEVGLSFSEAEERLGKYGENILREEKKKTNLERFVEQFKDVMIIILIAAAAISFLVSIFEKEGFFEPVLIMLIVILNAVIGVIQESKAEKALDALKKLSSPNARVIRDGEQKLIQASKLVPGDIILIEAGDFVPADARIIESASLKVDESALTGESVPSEKSADAIVKEEASIGDRHNMVFSGCGVSYGRGKVVVVETGMKTEMGKIAGLLSGEEDTQTPLQHRLAALGKYLGIAALIACGVIFLVGLIEGIPIMEIFMISVSLAVSAIPEGLPAIVTVVLAIGVQRMVKRNAIIRKLPAVETLGSATVICSDKTGTLTQNKMTLVKAFSASSSVTEEISDDNSSDIKDLLLYATLCSDGRVVIEDGEEKHIGDPTETSIVLAAMRNGILKDEIEKKYPRLAEIPFDSERKMMTTINGIDGKNVVIVKGAIDSVSTRCTSGDVQKGREIAEEMGSSALRVLAVAYKEIQKIPATLDPAEIESGLTFLGLVGMIDPARPEAKESVRLCRQAGIRPVMITGDHKLTAAAIAREVGILLDGDEIVTGIELSKMPDDELDRRVRNISVYARVSPSDKIRIVHALQKQGEVVAMTGDGVNDAPALKAADIGCAMGITGTDVAKSAADMTLTDDNFATIVYAVKEGRGIYDNIRKVVGFLLGTNIGEILTVFTAMMIWREAPLISAQLLWINLVTDSLPAIALGMEPVEKDVMNRKPKPKNEGIFAGGLGLQVLLQGAMFAILTLIGFAIGWKSTGDVIAGRTMAFVILSLTQIFHSFNMRSSHSLFRIGILSNKVLFLAVLTSFTMVAAVVFISPFATIFGLAQLETPMYVLALLLSLVPIPVIEIAKLIGLIRHKR, encoded by the coding sequence ATGACTTGGCATTTCATTGAGATAAAAGCAGTTACCGAACAACTTGAAGTCGATCCAGAAGTAGGCCTTAGCTTTTCTGAAGCGGAAGAACGTCTGGGCAAATACGGCGAAAACATTCTCCGCGAGGAGAAAAAGAAGACGAATCTTGAACGCTTTGTAGAGCAGTTCAAGGACGTTATGATAATCATTCTGATTGCCGCCGCGGCGATTTCGTTTCTTGTCTCGATCTTCGAAAAGGAAGGGTTCTTTGAGCCGGTTCTGATAATGCTTATTGTCATCTTGAACGCTGTTATCGGTGTAATACAGGAGAGCAAGGCAGAGAAGGCTCTGGATGCCCTGAAAAAGCTTTCCTCGCCAAACGCCAGGGTAATCCGTGACGGAGAACAGAAGTTGATTCAAGCATCGAAACTGGTGCCGGGAGATATTATCCTAATTGAGGCCGGTGATTTTGTTCCTGCCGACGCGAGAATCATTGAAAGTGCGAGTTTGAAGGTCGACGAGTCTGCCCTGACCGGTGAATCGGTCCCCTCCGAGAAATCGGCAGATGCAATCGTTAAGGAAGAGGCCTCTATCGGTGATAGACACAACATGGTTTTCTCGGGATGCGGCGTCAGCTATGGAAGAGGGAAGGTCGTCGTCGTTGAGACTGGAATGAAGACAGAAATGGGAAAGATCGCAGGCCTGCTTTCAGGAGAAGAAGACACTCAGACTCCTCTTCAACATAGACTGGCCGCTCTTGGGAAGTATCTCGGCATCGCCGCTCTTATCGCCTGTGGAGTGATTTTTCTTGTCGGGCTTATTGAAGGTATTCCAATAATGGAGATCTTCATGATCTCTGTTTCGCTCGCGGTTTCAGCGATTCCGGAAGGGCTTCCGGCGATTGTGACCGTTGTGCTTGCCATTGGAGTCCAACGAATGGTGAAGAGAAACGCTATTATTCGGAAGCTGCCCGCCGTGGAGACTCTCGGAAGCGCTACGGTAATCTGTTCAGATAAGACGGGAACTCTCACACAGAATAAAATGACCCTGGTCAAGGCCTTTTCGGCTTCTTCGTCAGTTACTGAGGAGATCAGCGATGATAACTCGTCTGACATAAAGGACCTCTTGCTGTACGCTACGCTTTGTTCTGACGGCAGAGTCGTTATTGAGGATGGAGAAGAGAAGCACATCGGTGACCCGACTGAGACCTCTATAGTGCTGGCAGCCATGAGAAATGGGATCCTAAAAGATGAGATAGAGAAGAAGTATCCGAGACTGGCCGAGATACCGTTCGATTCTGAACGGAAAATGATGACAACTATTAACGGCATCGATGGAAAAAACGTAGTAATTGTAAAAGGCGCAATAGATTCAGTTTCCACAAGATGCACATCAGGAGATGTTCAAAAGGGTAGAGAGATCGCGGAGGAAATGGGTAGCAGCGCGCTTCGAGTTCTTGCCGTCGCCTACAAAGAAATCCAAAAAATTCCTGCGACCCTCGATCCAGCTGAGATTGAGAGTGGTCTTACGTTTCTCGGTCTCGTAGGTATGATAGATCCGGCGCGTCCCGAGGCGAAAGAGTCCGTCAGACTGTGCCGGCAGGCAGGGATCAGGCCGGTTATGATCACCGGCGATCACAAACTCACAGCTGCGGCTATTGCCAGAGAAGTCGGCATCTTGCTTGATGGAGATGAGATTGTAACCGGAATTGAGCTGTCAAAAATGCCTGATGATGAACTGGACAGGAGGGTAAGAAATATCTCGGTCTATGCAAGAGTGTCGCCGTCAGACAAAATCAGGATCGTTCATGCATTGCAAAAGCAGGGTGAAGTCGTTGCAATGACGGGGGACGGGGTGAACGACGCTCCAGCTCTAAAAGCTGCCGATATCGGATGCGCGATGGGAATAACCGGAACAGATGTTGCGAAGTCCGCGGCCGACATGACCCTTACCGACGATAATTTCGCGACGATTGTATACGCCGTTAAGGAAGGCCGCGGCATATACGACAATATCAGAAAAGTGGTCGGTTTCCTTCTGGGAACAAACATTGGAGAGATACTTACAGTCTTCACCGCCATGATGATCTGGAGAGAAGCCCCGCTGATATCTGCGCAACTGCTCTGGATAAACCTCGTGACCGACAGCCTGCCAGCGATCGCGCTCGGCATGGAGCCAGTGGAGAAGGATGTCATGAATAGAAAGCCTAAACCTAAGAATGAAGGCATTTTTGCCGGGGGACTGGGACTTCAGGTTCTTCTTCAAGGAGCTATGTTTGCCATTCTCACTTTGATTGGCTTTGCGATTGGCTGGAAGAGCACCGGAGATGTTATTGCAGGAAGAACCATGGCCTTTGTGATTCTTTCTTTGACTCAGATCTTTCACTCGTTTAATATGCGGTCAAGTCACTCGCTGTTCAGAATCGGGATCCTTTCAAACAAAGTGCTATTTCTTGCTGTGCTGACTTCGTTTACGATGGTGGCTGCCGTTGTTTTCATCTCTCCTTTCGCGACAATCTTCGGATTGGCTCAACTGGAGACACCGATGTACGTTCTGGCTCTCCTTCTCTCGCTGGTGCCTATTCCCGTAATTGAGATTGCGAAGTTGATTGGACTGATTCGCCACAAGCGTTGA
- a CDS encoding carbohydrate ABC transporter permease, translating to MLRKKPFTRIVVFVVIAMALIWTLVPLAWILLSSFKFEADQFSMPPKWVPARITFQNYAKFFGNSEFVRSLINSVMITFFSTVIALLLGVPAAYALARFDWKHANTIAFVVLLARMTPPIVMVLPFFMIARYLGISNTYLPIVLALSFFSVPFAIWMMRGFFQEIPNSLEEAAMIDGCTRFQSLRRVVLPLVMPGLSATSILCALIAWNEFLFALVLTGRDTRPLPVLVNMFVSERNIEWGVMSAAAIITVLPMIVFGLLVQNDLVRGLTMGSSK from the coding sequence ATGCTTAGGAAGAAACCTTTCACCAGAATAGTGGTTTTTGTGGTCATAGCTATGGCGCTAATCTGGACTCTGGTACCACTGGCGTGGATACTGCTTTCCTCTTTCAAATTTGAGGCCGACCAGTTCTCGATGCCACCCAAGTGGGTTCCAGCACGTATCACCTTCCAGAATTACGCGAAGTTCTTCGGAAATTCCGAGTTTGTCCGTTCTCTGATCAACAGTGTTATGATAACGTTTTTCTCGACAGTCATAGCGCTTTTGCTTGGGGTGCCTGCGGCTTATGCTCTGGCAAGGTTTGACTGGAAACATGCAAACACTATCGCTTTCGTCGTCCTGCTGGCGAGAATGACGCCGCCGATTGTCATGGTTCTGCCCTTCTTTATGATCGCAAGATATCTAGGAATATCAAACACTTACCTCCCTATCGTACTGGCGCTTTCATTTTTCAGCGTCCCGTTTGCAATCTGGATGATGCGCGGTTTCTTTCAGGAGATCCCCAATTCTCTCGAAGAAGCTGCCATGATAGATGGGTGCACGCGATTTCAATCTTTGAGGAGAGTTGTCCTCCCCCTCGTCATGCCCGGTCTCTCGGCCACGTCCATACTATGCGCCCTCATCGCCTGGAACGAGTTCCTGTTTGCCCTAGTTCTTACAGGCAGAGACACCAGACCTCTACCCGTTCTGGTCAACATGTTCGTTAGCGAAAGAAATATTGAATGGGGTGTAATGAGCGCAGCGGCAATAATCACCGTACTCCCTATGATAGTTTTCGGTCTCCTTGTGCAAAACGACCTCGTTCGGGGCCTTACAATGGGAAGCTCTAAGTAA
- a CDS encoding sugar ABC transporter permease — MKSRRRSRGYWYILPSMVFIVIIFMIPLTYTIVMSFLRWNLLRPDLGIRAAGFSNYVRLFTDPFTLDTVGRTFYFVLGAVLIELIAGLCIALALDTEFKGWKIVQSVLLVPFMIAPVVVGYVWRFVLNSDYGPIIHILRQLGLGGLVEKPLLSNPSAAMPVLIVADAWEYIPFVTLVLLAGLKSIPYEPYEAAFVDGASSLQRFHYITLPLLRPSILVAVVIRTLTSLRVFDIVFIMTGGGPGTATETLAFYGYRTAFQAYNVGFSSAINMLTFAIAVFFTILYMKIIGGGKNYA, encoded by the coding sequence ATGAAGTCGAGACGTAGATCTAGAGGTTATTGGTATATTCTTCCTTCAATGGTTTTTATAGTCATAATCTTCATGATACCACTGACCTATACTATCGTGATGTCCTTTCTGCGGTGGAATCTGCTCAGGCCGGATCTGGGCATAAGAGCGGCAGGCTTCAGCAATTACGTCAGGCTATTCACCGACCCTTTCACGCTGGACACTGTGGGAAGGACCTTCTACTTTGTTTTGGGGGCGGTCTTAATAGAGCTGATTGCGGGGCTGTGCATAGCTCTTGCCCTGGATACGGAATTCAAAGGCTGGAAGATTGTTCAGTCGGTCTTGCTCGTTCCATTCATGATCGCTCCCGTCGTTGTGGGGTATGTCTGGCGCTTTGTTCTAAACAGTGACTATGGACCAATTATTCATATATTGAGACAGCTCGGGCTTGGAGGACTTGTCGAAAAACCCCTTCTGTCAAATCCTTCTGCGGCGATGCCTGTATTGATTGTTGCAGATGCGTGGGAGTACATTCCATTTGTGACTCTCGTCTTGCTTGCAGGGCTCAAATCAATCCCTTACGAACCGTATGAAGCGGCATTTGTGGATGGAGCAAGTTCCCTTCAGAGATTCCATTACATAACGCTGCCGCTTCTCAGGCCTTCTATACTGGTCGCAGTGGTAATAAGGACCCTCACATCTCTGCGTGTCTTCGATATTGTGTTTATAATGACTGGAGGAGGTCCCGGAACTGCTACGGAGACTCTCGCCTTCTACGGTTACAGAACTGCCTTTCAGGCGTATAACGTCGGCTTTTCTTCGGCGATTAACATGCTTACTTTCGCCATAGCGGTTTTCTTCACAATACTCTACATGAAGATAATAGGCGGTGGAAAGAACTATGCTTAG
- a CDS encoding extracellular solute-binding protein, with the protein MRNRFLLFLVVLLTVSCFAVPLQLSSEVGIHTDAWKTRMEGFTKETGIEVEIQQFPYANYLDQLMLGYTSGRVEIDVPYISMLWYPALSIGNYIYPISDIPGYEKIDESDIPGIRNAKLNGKTYIVPYMNELGGIIYRKDLFEDPTEKANFIAKYGYELQPPQTLEQYRDVAEFFNRPPDLYGVTLMGRRSIFLATHFMQRLWAKGGALLDLNMRPIFNSEAGIEALEEVKYMFQFANPAAMNYDFQEALNEFISGRSAMAEVWTTGMFYVEDQSRSSVVGKGGFVGFPRPEEKLGEKLPMLYISWGFSVSSAAPDKEAALEWLLYVTETQNEVEAAPTGNIPARFSALNSPELAESFPWIGDFAAAMEKCIPTPIVPLIPEGGSIVSGIIAPAVSEFLAGTKTAEKALNDAVKEVDRLMRDGGYY; encoded by the coding sequence ATGAGAAACAGATTTCTGCTTTTTCTTGTTGTTCTCTTGACTGTTTCATGTTTCGCGGTTCCGCTTCAGCTCTCAAGCGAGGTTGGAATTCACACAGACGCCTGGAAGACCAGAATGGAGGGGTTTACAAAAGAGACCGGAATCGAAGTGGAGATTCAGCAGTTTCCTTATGCAAATTACCTTGATCAACTAATGCTCGGGTACACTTCCGGAAGGGTAGAGATAGACGTACCTTACATTTCTATGCTCTGGTACCCCGCTCTTTCGATTGGGAACTACATCTATCCGATCAGCGATATTCCCGGATACGAGAAGATCGACGAGTCGGATATTCCGGGAATAAGAAACGCGAAGCTGAATGGAAAGACGTACATCGTGCCCTACATGAACGAACTCGGAGGAATAATCTATCGAAAGGACCTTTTCGAAGACCCGACTGAAAAGGCTAATTTCATTGCCAAATACGGCTACGAACTTCAGCCGCCGCAGACTTTAGAGCAATACAGAGATGTCGCAGAGTTTTTCAACAGGCCGCCTGATCTTTACGGGGTAACTCTCATGGGAAGAAGAAGCATCTTTCTTGCAACCCACTTCATGCAGAGGCTGTGGGCAAAAGGCGGAGCATTGCTCGATTTGAACATGCGCCCGATCTTCAACTCCGAAGCCGGCATCGAGGCTCTGGAAGAAGTGAAGTACATGTTCCAGTTCGCCAATCCCGCTGCAATGAACTATGACTTCCAGGAAGCCTTGAACGAATTCATAAGTGGGCGGAGCGCAATGGCAGAGGTTTGGACAACTGGAATGTTCTACGTCGAAGATCAATCGAGGTCGTCTGTAGTTGGCAAGGGTGGTTTCGTTGGATTCCCGAGACCAGAAGAAAAACTGGGAGAGAAGCTTCCGATGCTCTACATTTCCTGGGGGTTCTCGGTCAGCAGTGCCGCTCCGGACAAGGAAGCGGCGTTGGAGTGGTTACTTTATGTAACAGAGACGCAGAACGAGGTTGAAGCAGCGCCTACTGGCAACATTCCTGCACGGTTCTCTGCTCTGAACAGTCCGGAGCTCGCAGAGTCTTTCCCATGGATCGGCGATTTCGCTGCTGCTATGGAAAAGTGCATCCCGACGCCAATAGTACCTTTGATTCCCGAAGGCGGAAGCATTGTGAGCGGCATAATAGCTCCGGCCGTCTCGGAATTCTTGGCGGGAACGAAAACTGCCGAAAAGGCTTTGAATGACGCAGTCAAGGAAGTTGACAGACTTATGAGAGACGGAGGCTACTATTGA
- a CDS encoding nucleoside phosphorylase — protein sequence MMEDYREPVGLEGKLQYHIECQAGDIAPVVIVPGDQGRVEKIVSRLSSTKKIAENRGLITYTGEFNGKPVSVTSTGMGGPSASIAYEELINVGARVLIRIGSVAGLQEYVNEGDIVVPYGCVRDDGASNYYVPANFPAVPSPDVYSSLTASARTLGREIITGINWTHSCFYKRDPEYFQSWSRRRVVSLEMEASALFVISYLRGVKAGFIGVCYANRYRQSAGSKVDLSVKNPRRDQIEDSVKDAIEITLTAIEKMYSEDLV from the coding sequence ATGATGGAGGATTACAGAGAGCCAGTCGGACTTGAAGGAAAGCTTCAGTATCACATCGAGTGCCAGGCGGGAGACATAGCGCCAGTAGTTATCGTCCCGGGAGATCAGGGAAGAGTTGAGAAGATTGTCAGTAGACTTAGCAGCACAAAAAAGATTGCGGAAAACAGAGGTCTTATCACCTATACAGGTGAGTTCAACGGCAAACCAGTCTCCGTTACTTCTACCGGCATGGGTGGCCCTTCAGCAAGTATTGCATATGAAGAGCTTATCAATGTGGGGGCGAGGGTGCTGATAAGGATCGGCAGCGTAGCCGGACTGCAGGAGTACGTAAATGAGGGGGACATCGTTGTGCCGTATGGTTGCGTACGTGATGATGGAGCCTCGAACTACTACGTCCCGGCGAATTTTCCCGCAGTGCCTTCTCCAGATGTTTACTCATCTCTGACGGCTTCGGCAAGAACTCTTGGAAGAGAGATCATTACGGGAATCAACTGGACTCATTCCTGCTTTTACAAACGCGATCCCGAATACTTTCAGAGCTGGAGCAGAAGAAGGGTAGTCTCACTCGAAATGGAGGCTTCGGCACTATTTGTGATCTCTTACCTGCGTGGCGTAAAGGCTGGATTCATAGGTGTATGCTATGCGAACAGATACAGGCAATCTGCCGGCTCAAAGGTTGATCTTTCCGTTAAAAATCCGAGGAGAGACCAAATCGAAGACTCAGTGAAAGATGCGATCGAAATAACCTTGACTGCAATAGAGAAGATGTACAGCGAAGATCTTGTATAA
- a CDS encoding GntR family transcriptional regulator, translated as MARRKSLYEIIYSQIEREVQKMSDGTQLPSIEKLCEDYGASKTVLREVITALEKDGLVVRRQGLGTFVVKDSGLVHTGIEYLRGLTRIISSSGKNPELIYDKFCEVKADERLAEKLEMPENVSLVLTERVYAADGVPAIFARTYIASERIPGKTEALLKTLEGRKAKELVLFDLLEENFKDPIRYAIAEIESRLVDEELAGLLKMRPGSSIVLLKEVHRDIKNVPMLYSEDFINTAVFRIHVLRKKI; from the coding sequence ATGGCAAGAAGAAAATCACTTTACGAGATCATATATTCGCAAATAGAGAGAGAAGTCCAGAAGATGAGCGACGGGACGCAGCTTCCTTCAATAGAGAAGCTCTGCGAGGATTATGGTGCAAGCAAGACCGTTCTAAGAGAAGTAATAACGGCGCTGGAAAAGGACGGCCTTGTCGTAAGAAGGCAGGGTCTCGGAACCTTTGTTGTGAAAGACAGCGGGCTTGTTCATACGGGGATTGAATACTTGAGGGGTCTGACGAGAATCATCTCCAGCTCGGGAAAGAACCCCGAGCTCATCTATGACAAGTTTTGCGAGGTCAAGGCCGATGAAAGGCTGGCAGAAAAGCTAGAGATGCCTGAAAACGTGAGCCTGGTGCTCACAGAGAGGGTCTATGCAGCCGATGGCGTACCTGCAATATTTGCCAGAACTTACATCGCATCCGAGAGGATTCCCGGAAAAACCGAAGCCCTGTTAAAGACGCTTGAGGGAAGGAAGGCAAAGGAACTGGTTCTATTTGATCTTCTGGAAGAAAACTTCAAGGATCCAATCAGATACGCAATTGCCGAAATAGAATCGAGACTTGTCGACGAAGAGTTGGCCGGACTGCTCAAAATGAGACCGGGCTCATCAATAGTGCTGCTGAAGGAAGTTCACAGGGATATCAAAAACGTTCCCATGCTCTACTCGGAGGATTTCATAAACACGGCGGTGTTCAGAATACACGTTCTCAGAAAGAAGATTTGA
- a CDS encoding ROK family transcriptional regulator, with the protein MVSKLTEIRTSEILRIIRERKSTSRVQIAKLTGLSKPTISSIVNDLVEEGVVRENGLGQSKSSGGRKPINISFAKDYRNVLSVDIGGTKTIFALIDLDGNILKRDTIDTDLLRTERGLVDELNERLESYIEGVGKEKVLGISLGIPGTVDRATQKIKYMPSFDIGNLDLKTPVEKKFGISTLIENDVTLAAFGESWIGSAKEYNDVILVSIGTGIGSGIVINDSVYRGCVGGAGEIGEFVTDWSTESKMNAGFGRLEQWFSGFALESFCRKNGWEFSVKDLFEKMDSDERILKRIVGGCEHLALAFANAIMLLDPARLLIGGGIGFNQYDRIFPIIDSTLRKVLPQELYRPDLLVRAALEPYSVVIGGAYFAQKELLLKEVLGGTSGF; encoded by the coding sequence GTGGTATCGAAACTTACTGAGATCAGAACGAGCGAAATTCTGAGGATAATTAGAGAAAGGAAGAGTACTTCTCGAGTCCAAATAGCGAAACTGACCGGACTCAGCAAACCGACCATATCTTCAATTGTCAACGACCTTGTTGAAGAGGGAGTTGTAAGAGAGAACGGGCTCGGACAGAGCAAATCTTCCGGTGGCAGGAAACCTATAAATATCTCTTTCGCAAAAGATTACAGAAACGTACTAAGTGTTGACATAGGCGGAACCAAGACTATCTTCGCGTTGATCGATCTCGACGGAAATATCTTGAAACGCGACACTATAGACACTGACCTTCTTCGAACCGAGAGGGGTCTAGTAGATGAGTTGAATGAGAGGCTCGAGAGTTACATAGAGGGAGTCGGAAAAGAGAAGGTACTGGGAATCTCTTTAGGCATTCCCGGTACGGTAGACAGGGCTACGCAGAAGATAAAATACATGCCCTCCTTCGACATCGGCAATCTTGATCTCAAGACGCCGGTCGAGAAGAAGTTCGGGATTTCGACGCTGATCGAAAACGATGTTACACTTGCCGCCTTCGGGGAGTCATGGATCGGTTCTGCAAAGGAGTACAATGATGTGATTCTGGTTTCGATCGGAACCGGTATAGGCTCAGGTATCGTCATAAATGATTCGGTTTACAGAGGATGCGTCGGTGGAGCCGGCGAAATCGGCGAATTTGTCACCGACTGGTCTACGGAATCAAAGATGAATGCTGGATTTGGAAGGCTCGAACAGTGGTTCTCGGGATTTGCTCTCGAGTCTTTCTGCAGGAAAAACGGCTGGGAATTCAGCGTAAAGGACCTATTCGAGAAGATGGACTCCGATGAGAGAATCCTCAAAAGAATTGTGGGAGGCTGCGAACATCTTGCGCTTGCATTTGCCAATGCAATTATGCTTCTCGATCCGGCAAGACTTTTGATAGGGGGTGGTATTGGCTTCAACCAGTATGACCGGATTTTCCCGATAATCGACAGCACTCTGAGGAAGGTTCTTCCTCAAGAGCTTTACAGACCTGATCTACTTGTCAGAGCGGCTCTTGAGCCTTACAGTGTTGTCATCGGCGGAGCTTATTTTGCTCAGAAAGAGTTGCTCCTTAAAGAGGTTCTAGGGGGAACTTCGGGATTTTGA
- a CDS encoding sugar ABC transporter substrate-binding protein has product MRKITVLLALIFVLTAGILFGTDVAVLLPGTVEFFSVQRVGLDAAAKEFGLNLIYADAEWDAGKQLSQVENFIARGVDLVLLCAADNMALRTAVTRCDEAGIPLITFTNSIGTDPEGKYPGVISHIGRSEIGSGVVQAEFVEKLFGNADIDIILIEGNPGTTAQRMREEGFLSVAERNPSWSIIEKRPIDGWTKEGTLAFMEAFLQSGRNVDVIACQWWSGAIAASMALKERGITDVVVLGLEYAKELVPYIEAGDVYASTYFSVIEEGYKAVEAAHLYLTGQEVPKFIEIQQVMVTKDNVADFEPEM; this is encoded by the coding sequence ATGAGAAAGATTACTGTTCTACTGGCTTTGATCTTCGTTCTAACGGCAGGAATTCTATTTGGGACGGACGTTGCAGTTTTGCTTCCCGGAACCGTTGAATTCTTCAGCGTCCAGAGAGTAGGGTTGGATGCGGCCGCTAAGGAGTTTGGACTGAACCTGATCTATGCGGACGCAGAATGGGATGCAGGCAAGCAACTGTCTCAGGTTGAGAACTTCATTGCAAGAGGTGTAGATCTCGTGCTACTTTGCGCGGCGGATAACATGGCCCTTCGAACGGCGGTAACTCGCTGCGACGAAGCCGGAATTCCATTGATAACATTCACAAACAGCATCGGAACAGATCCTGAAGGCAAGTATCCGGGTGTCATTAGCCACATAGGTCGTTCTGAGATAGGATCAGGCGTTGTCCAGGCAGAATTTGTCGAGAAGCTCTTTGGGAACGCCGACATCGACATAATTCTTATAGAAGGTAATCCAGGTACAACTGCCCAGAGAATGAGAGAAGAGGGTTTTCTCTCCGTTGCTGAAAGAAATCCTTCCTGGAGCATAATTGAGAAGCGCCCTATCGACGGCTGGACAAAGGAAGGAACGCTTGCGTTCATGGAGGCTTTCCTCCAGAGCGGCAGAAATGTCGACGTCATTGCCTGCCAGTGGTGGTCGGGAGCCATAGCGGCATCGATGGCGCTCAAGGAGAGAGGAATCACCGACGTAGTGGTTTTGGGCCTGGAGTATGCGAAAGAGCTCGTTCCTTACATTGAAGCCGGAGACGTTTACGCTTCCACGTATTTCTCGGTTATTGAAGAAGGCTACAAAGCAGTTGAGGCCGCCCATCTATACCTGACCGGCCAGGAAGTGCCAAAGTTCATCGAGATCCAGCAAGTAATGGTTACAAAGGATAACGTGGCCGATTTCGAACCGGAAATGTAA